TAAGGGCAGTAAGACCTGGGATAAGGCAAAGCAGTTTGCCTATACGCAACCAGAATTAGCACACCAACTTTTACAAAAGATCACCGATATTACCATTGATTACCTGAAAGCACAAGTGAAAGCAGGTGCTGATACTGTGCAGGTATTTGATAGCTGGGCAGGATCGTTGAGTCCAGCTGATTTCAAAGCTTTTGCGCAACCCTATTTATTACAAATAAGTGATGCTGTAAAAGATGATGCGCCGGTGATCCTGTTCCCCAAGGGCACTTGGTATGCATTAAAAGATCTAAGCCAAAGCAGTGCCAGCGGTATTGGTATTGACTGGAGCATAGAGCCTAAACTGGCAAGAGAATTGACCAATAATGCCATTACTATTCAAGGCAATTTTGATCCGGCTAAACTTTTAGCACCCATTCCGCAGATCAAGCAATGGGTGAAAGAAATGATCGATGGCTTTGGTACCCAGCGCTACATTGCTAACCTGGGTCATGGGATTACGCCTAATGTACCGGTAGACCATGCGAAGGCGTTTGTGGAAGCAGTTAAGTCATATAAGGCGTAAGGAGAGCGCTTCGCGCTTTTATGATTTCGCGCAGAGGACGCGGAGTACGTGGAGGGAGGAACCACGGAGGCACAGGGAACACAGGGGGGCACAGAGAATATTGAACAAGGAATGATGAAGGGAGAAGGAATTGGGAATTAGGGATTGGGGGGAAGAAATGATGAATAATGAGTAATGAGTGGTGAAAGAGAAAAGCTGCACGCTGTAAGCTACACGCTACAAGCCAAACAGCCGAGAGAGAAGTCTACGGTTAATAGACGACGGGCGATAGAAGAGAGTGTGTTATCAATAACTGCTAGAGGAGTGATGTGAGAATAGAATTGTATAAGCTTAAAAATGAAATGTGATGATGAAGAGCGGAATTAAAGTTTTGTTTATTGTATTCTTATTTATTACTGGTGTTTTTACTACTAGTGTTACAGCATCTGCACAAGTAAAAACCTTGGGGCTGCAGCTGGAAGAGTTTCCCTACCCCTACCCTGTACATTACCTACAGCTGAACATTCAGAAACAGCGGCTGCAAATGGCCTATATGGATGTAAAGCCACAGCAATGGAATGGTAAAACCGTACTGCTGCTGCATGGCAAAAATTTCAGTGGTGCGTATTGGGACAGCACTGCGAATGTGTTGACACAAAAAGGTTATCGTGTGATCATGCCTGACCAGATTGGCTTTGGCAAATCATCGAAACCAGAAACATTACAATATTCCTTTCAGCTATTAGCCCGCAATACTAAACAGTTGCTAGATAGTTTAAAAGTGGAAAAGGTTACTGTATTAGGACATTCAATGGGTGGCATGCTGGCCACCCGTTTTACATTAATGTACCCGGAACGTGTAGAGAAACTGATATTGGAAAACCCAATAGGGTTAGAGGACTATAAAGTAAAAGTGCCGTATCAATCCATTGATGAAGCCTATCAGAATGAACTAAAACAGGATTATTCCAAGATCAAAAGCTACCAGCTGGAAAACTACTATGGTGACCAATGGAAACCTCAGTATGATAAGTGGGTAACTATGCTGGCCGGCTGGACGCAAAATCCAAAGTATTCTGTAATAGCGTGGAATGCAGCACTCACTTCAGATATGATCATAACGCAACCGGTGATGTATGAGTTCCAAAACATAACTGTGCCTACCCTGTTGATCATTGGTCAGCGTGACCGTACTGCTTTAGGAAAACCTTTAGTATCTGAAGATGTGCGTAAAACGATGGGCAATTACCCTGCCCTGGGCAAAAGCACTCAACGGAAAATCAAAGGATCCCAATTAGTAGAGATTGATGGTGTTGGTCACCTACCCCATATAGAGCGTTTTGATTTGTTCATTACACCAGTATTAGAATTTCTTCAACAATAAACGAAAGTCTACTTGATGAATATAAAGTCTGAAATAGAACTATCGATCAAAGATCAATTTGTAGCGTATATACACGACTTGCAGAATCGCATTTGTGCTGCATTGGAACAATCGGACGGAAAAGCAAAATTTATAGAAGATGCCTGGCAGCGACCTGAAGGCGGCGGTGGTAAAACCCGCGTGATAGCAAATGGCAATGTGATTGAAAAAGGAGGCGTTAATACCTCTGTTGTATATGGTGAAGTAACCGATGCGATGCGCACACAATTAAAGATCGATGGCGCGAAATGGTTTGCCTGCGGTTTGTCGCTGGTGATACATCCTTTTAATCCCTTTGTACCTACGGTGCATTGCAATTACCGGATGTTTGAACTGTATAATGAAAACGATGAAGTCATTGATCGCTGGTTTGGCGGTGGCACCGACTTAACGCCCTATTATTTGTTTGAAGAAGATGCCAAACATTTCCATCAATCCTACAAAGACGTGTGCGATCAATTTGATCTTTCTTTTTATCCCAAGTTCAAAGAAGTATGTGACAACTATTTTGTCAATGCCCACCGCAACAATGAGCGTAGAGGTATTGGTGGTATCTTTTATGATTACCAACGTCCTTCTGAAACTCAAGATGTAAACTTCTGGTTGAACTTTGCAAAAGCTTGTGGTGATGCTTTTATACCGGCATATGTTCCTATCGTAGAAAAAAGAAAGCTCATGCCATTTACATCAGAGAACAAACATTGGCAGGAGATTCGTCGGGGACGTTACACAGAGTTCAATCTAGTTCACGACCGAGGGACTATTTTTGGTTTAAAGACGAATGGACGTATTGAGAGCATCTTGATGAGCCTACCACCTACTGTGCGCTTTGAGTACAACTACCAGCCAGTGCCTGGCAGTGAAGAAGACAAACTATTGCAGGCCTGCTTACACCCAAGAGAATGGGTAGCATCTGAACCTACTGAAGAAGATCGTTTAAACTGGGCAAGAAATGCCAATAAATGCTAAAGATTAAATTATGTATTTACAAAGACGGAATAGAATCTTAAGACAATCGCCTGCTATCAGGAGTTTGATAGCAGAAACTTTGTTAACTCCCAGTGATTTCATTGCGCCTATATTTATTGACGAAGGCGAAAATGTAAATACTGAAATTGCTTCTATGCCCAATTACTATCGTCGCTCATTGGATCTGACGATAAAAGAAGTAAAGGAGCTATACAGCATGGGTATTAAAAGTGTATTGCTGTTTGTAAAAGCAAAAGATGAAGTAAAAGATAATAAGGGTACTGAAGCTGTTAATCCAAACGGATTAATGCAACGCAGCATTAAAGCTATTAAAGATGCTGTTCCTGAGATGGTAGTAATGACGGATGTAGCACTGGATCCTTTTTCTTCGTATGGGCATGATGGCATTGTAGAGAACGGAGAGATTGTCAACGATGCTACAGTAGAGGTATTGGCACAGATGAGTGTAAGCCATGCCCAGGCTGGCGCTGATTTTGTAGCACCCAGCGATATGATGGACGGCCGTATTGCTGCCATCCGTGAAGCTCTGGAACACAATGGCTTTACCAAAACAGGCATCATGGCCTATAGCGCTAAATATGCTTCTTGTTTTTATGGGCCCTTCCGTGATGCTTTAGATTCTGCACCAGGCTTTGGTGATAAGAAAACGTATCAAATGGATTATGCTAATCGCATAGAAGCGGTGCGTGAAGCTGTAATGGATGTAGAAGAAGGCGCTGATATTGTAATGGTAAAACCTGCACTCGCTTACCTTGATATTATTCGTGAAGTGAAGAATGCAGTAGATGTACCCGTAAGCGCATATAATATCAGTGGTGAGTATGCGATGATAAAGGCGGCAGCAAAGATGGGTTGGATCAATGAAGAAAAAGCTATTTTAGAAACGCTGACATCCATGAAACGTGCGGGTGCGGATCTTATCGCCACCTATTTTGCCAAAGACGCTGTTCGCTTACTAAACGCCTAAGCAAATGTTTATTGTTGAACTGACCTATAACGCTCCATTGGAGCAAATAGATGTGCACTTAGCAGCGCATGTACAATTTTTGGACAAGTTCTATGGTAGTGGCAACTTTATTGTGTCTGGCAGAAAGGTACCAAGGGATGGTGGCATTATTCTGGCAGCAGCAAAAAGCAAAAGTGAAGTGGAAAAGATTATAGCAGAAGATCCGTTTTATAAACATCAGTTAGCCGAGTATAAGATAACTGAGTTTATACCTTCGAAACAAGCACATAATATTCAAGAACGTATAGCTTAAAAGTCATGAACATTCAGAAGAGTAAAAGTTTATTTGAACGAGCGCAAAATAGTATTCCCGGTGGTGTTAACTCGCCTGTAAGAGCTTTTAAAAGTGTAGGTGGCAATCCTATTTTTATACAACGAGCTAAGGGTGCCTACCTATATGATGAAGATGGGAACCGGTATATAGATTATATCGCTTCATGGGGGCCAATGATCTTAGGGCATGCTTATGAACCTGTGGTAAAAGCTATTCAGCAGAAAGCCACGGAGTCTACTTCTTTTGGCGCACCCACCGAGTTAGAAGTGGATATGGCTGAGCTTATTAAAGGTATGGTGCCTAATGTAGACCTTATACGTATGGTGAGCAGTGGAACGGAAGCGTGTATGAGTGCAGTGCGATTAGCAAGAGGTTTTACTGGACGCAACAAGATCATCAAGTTTGAAGGTTGTTATCATGGACATGCTGATTCCTTTCTAGTAAAGGCCGGAAGTGGGGTAGCTACTTTTAATATACAGACTGTACCGGGTGTTACAGCTGGGGTAGCGAATGATACATTGACTGCACCATACAATGATCTACAAGCCGTAGAAGCACTAGTGGCTGCTCATCCAACAGAAATTGCTGCAGTCATTATAGAACCGGTTGCCGGCAACATGGGTTGTATTTTACCAGAACCTGGTTTCTTAGAAGGATTACGTCAGATCTGTACAGACAACAATATCATACTCATTTTTGATGAGGTGATGACAGGCTTCCGCTTGGCGCCGGGTGGAGCGCAAGAGCGTTTACAAATTGATGCTGACCTGGTGACCTATGGTAAAGTAATTGGTGCCGGTATGCCGGTTGGTGCATTTGGTGGCCGCAGCGAAATCATGCAACATATAGCTCCCCTGGGTAGTGTGTACCAAGCAGGTACGCTCAGCGGTAATCCATTAGCGATGGTGGCTGGATTTACATTGTTAAGTGAACTGCATAATAATCCATCTATCTACCAAGAGTTGGATGAAAAAACCATTTACCTAAAAGCTGGGCTTATCAATGCATTTGATGCATCTGGCTTCCCTTATGTGATCAATCAATTGGGTTCGATGATCAGCGTGCATTTTAGTGAGCAACCAGTTAAGGACTTTGCTTCTGCGTCTGCGGCTACTAATACACTGTTCAATAAATTTTTCCATGCCATGTTGAACCGTGGAATCTAT
This genomic interval from Flavisolibacter tropicus contains the following:
- the hemE gene encoding uroporphyrinogen decarboxylase, yielding MTALKNDLLLRALRGEQVERPPVWMMRQAGRYLPDYIKLREKYDFFTRCQTPELATEITLQPIDQVGVDAAIIFSDILVIPQAMGVEVLMEEGKGPLLPKTIKTKQDIDALNTANAEDHLKYVMDALALTKKELNGRVPLIGFAGAPWTLLCYMIEGKGSKTWDKAKQFAYTQPELAHQLLQKITDITIDYLKAQVKAGADTVQVFDSWAGSLSPADFKAFAQPYLLQISDAVKDDAPVILFPKGTWYALKDLSQSSASGIGIDWSIEPKLARELTNNAITIQGNFDPAKLLAPIPQIKQWVKEMIDGFGTQRYIANLGHGITPNVPVDHAKAFVEAVKSYKA
- a CDS encoding alpha/beta fold hydrolase, with translation MMKSGIKVLFIVFLFITGVFTTSVTASAQVKTLGLQLEEFPYPYPVHYLQLNIQKQRLQMAYMDVKPQQWNGKTVLLLHGKNFSGAYWDSTANVLTQKGYRVIMPDQIGFGKSSKPETLQYSFQLLARNTKQLLDSLKVEKVTVLGHSMGGMLATRFTLMYPERVEKLILENPIGLEDYKVKVPYQSIDEAYQNELKQDYSKIKSYQLENYYGDQWKPQYDKWVTMLAGWTQNPKYSVIAWNAALTSDMIITQPVMYEFQNITVPTLLIIGQRDRTALGKPLVSEDVRKTMGNYPALGKSTQRKIKGSQLVEIDGVGHLPHIERFDLFITPVLEFLQQ
- the hemF gene encoding oxygen-dependent coproporphyrinogen oxidase; the protein is MNIKSEIELSIKDQFVAYIHDLQNRICAALEQSDGKAKFIEDAWQRPEGGGGKTRVIANGNVIEKGGVNTSVVYGEVTDAMRTQLKIDGAKWFACGLSLVIHPFNPFVPTVHCNYRMFELYNENDEVIDRWFGGGTDLTPYYLFEEDAKHFHQSYKDVCDQFDLSFYPKFKEVCDNYFVNAHRNNERRGIGGIFYDYQRPSETQDVNFWLNFAKACGDAFIPAYVPIVEKRKLMPFTSENKHWQEIRRGRYTEFNLVHDRGTIFGLKTNGRIESILMSLPPTVRFEYNYQPVPGSEEDKLLQACLHPREWVASEPTEEDRLNWARNANKC
- the hemB gene encoding porphobilinogen synthase, which codes for MYLQRRNRILRQSPAIRSLIAETLLTPSDFIAPIFIDEGENVNTEIASMPNYYRRSLDLTIKEVKELYSMGIKSVLLFVKAKDEVKDNKGTEAVNPNGLMQRSIKAIKDAVPEMVVMTDVALDPFSSYGHDGIVENGEIVNDATVEVLAQMSVSHAQAGADFVAPSDMMDGRIAAIREALEHNGFTKTGIMAYSAKYASCFYGPFRDALDSAPGFGDKKTYQMDYANRIEAVREAVMDVEEGADIVMVKPALAYLDIIREVKNAVDVPVSAYNISGEYAMIKAAAKMGWINEEKAILETLTSMKRAGADLIATYFAKDAVRLLNA
- a CDS encoding YciI family protein; translation: MFIVELTYNAPLEQIDVHLAAHVQFLDKFYGSGNFIVSGRKVPRDGGIILAAAKSKSEVEKIIAEDPFYKHQLAEYKITEFIPSKQAHNIQERIA
- the hemL gene encoding glutamate-1-semialdehyde 2,1-aminomutase, with the protein product MNIQKSKSLFERAQNSIPGGVNSPVRAFKSVGGNPIFIQRAKGAYLYDEDGNRYIDYIASWGPMILGHAYEPVVKAIQQKATESTSFGAPTELEVDMAELIKGMVPNVDLIRMVSSGTEACMSAVRLARGFTGRNKIIKFEGCYHGHADSFLVKAGSGVATFNIQTVPGVTAGVANDTLTAPYNDLQAVEALVAAHPTEIAAVIIEPVAGNMGCILPEPGFLEGLRQICTDNNIILIFDEVMTGFRLAPGGAQERLQIDADLVTYGKVIGAGMPVGAFGGRSEIMQHIAPLGSVYQAGTLSGNPLAMVAGFTLLSELHNNPSIYQELDEKTIYLKAGLINAFDASGFPYVINQLGSMISVHFSEQPVKDFASASAATNTLFNKFFHAMLNRGIYLPPSAFESWFLNNALTYEDLDLTILAVNESLLEIQQSM